In a genomic window of Zingiber officinale cultivar Zhangliang chromosome 9B, Zo_v1.1, whole genome shotgun sequence:
- the LOC122022583 gene encoding uncharacterized protein LOC122022583 isoform X1 — MKPASGVVNGFYAFLAHGVEELASGGESSSGFMSLQFLQGCVALLRAAHLQLAGLVQKLRLPPGEKWLDEYMDESARIWEVCHVLKLGVAGMENYCAVGADLVAAVEGRQINPQLLRQAARAVSACRRAAAGLEEENRVLMETRIEPLSLRFNETAPSESKLHGFNGFRGVLHAMSNVSSFLLAALLWGLVCWWPGCRAATSAGDSCAALEPGYISSIVRLQSRVAAEIDSTGSRTGPLAQEFRRSKAGVEDLREHLERTGGGENPQDRAEHLSACLALLRSGIDNIAGQLDDFLDEIVEARKKLWDICSLRK; from the exons ATGAAGCCTGCTTCCGGGGTGGTGAATGGGTTCTACGCCTTCCTCGCCCATGgcgtggaggagctggcgagtggGGGAGAGAGCTCGAGCGGGTTCATGTCGTTGCAGTTTCTGCAGGGGTGCGTGGCGCTGCTGCGGGCGGCGCACTTGCAGCTCGCCGGCCTGGTGCAGAAGCTCCGGCTGCCGCCTGGGGAGAAGTGGCTGGACGAGTACATGGACGAGAGCGCGCGCATCTGGGAGGTTTGTCATGTGCTCAAGCTCGGCGTCGCCGGGATGGAGAACTACTGCGCCGTCGGAGCGGACTTGGTGGCCGCCGTGGAAGGCCGCCAGATCAATCCGCAACTCCTCCGCCAG GCGGCGAGGGCGGTGTCTGCTTGCCGGCGAGCGGCGGCGGGTCTGGAGGAGGAGAACAGAGTGCTGATGGAGACGCGGATCGAGCCGCTGTCGCTCCGCTTCAACGAGACGGCGCCGTCGGAGTCGAAGCTCCACGGATTCAACGGATTCCGCGGCGTGCTCCACGCGATGAGCAACGTGAGCTCCTTCCTCCTCGCGGCGCTGCTCTGGGGACTCGTCTGCTGGTGGCCCGGCTGCCGAGCAGCCACCTCCGCCGGCGACAGCTGCGCCGCCCTCGAACCCGGCTACATATCGTCGATCGTCAGGCTGCAGTCGAGGGTGGCGGCCGAGATCGACAGCACCGGCAGCCGCACCGGGCCGCTGGCGCAGGAGTTCCGGCGCTCCAAGGCCGGCGTGGAGGACTTGAGGGAGCACCTCGAGAGGACCGGCGGCGGAGAAAACCCGCAGGACAGAGCGGAGCACCTGAGTGCCTGCCTCGCCCTTCTCCGCTCCGGCATCGACAACATCGCCGGCCAGCTCGACGACTTCCTCGACGAGATCGTCGAGGCGAGGAAGAAGCTCTGGGACATCTGCAGTCTCAG GAAATGA
- the LOC122022583 gene encoding uncharacterized protein LOC122022583 isoform X2, which produces MKPASGVVNGFYAFLAHGVEELASGGESSSGFMSLQFLQGCVALLRAAHLQLAGLVQKLRLPPGEKWLDEYMDESARIWEVCHVLKLGVAGMENYCAVGADLVAAVEGRQINPQLLRQAARAVSACRRAAAGLEEENRVLMETRIEPLSLRFNETAPSESKLHGFNGFRGVLHAMSNVSSFLLAALLWGLVCWWPGCRAATSAGDSCAALEPGYISSIVRLQSRVAAEIDSTGSRTGPLAQEFRRSKAGVEDLREHLERTGGGENPQDRAEHLSACLALLRSGIDNIAGQLDDFLDEIVEARKKLWDICSLR; this is translated from the exons ATGAAGCCTGCTTCCGGGGTGGTGAATGGGTTCTACGCCTTCCTCGCCCATGgcgtggaggagctggcgagtggGGGAGAGAGCTCGAGCGGGTTCATGTCGTTGCAGTTTCTGCAGGGGTGCGTGGCGCTGCTGCGGGCGGCGCACTTGCAGCTCGCCGGCCTGGTGCAGAAGCTCCGGCTGCCGCCTGGGGAGAAGTGGCTGGACGAGTACATGGACGAGAGCGCGCGCATCTGGGAGGTTTGTCATGTGCTCAAGCTCGGCGTCGCCGGGATGGAGAACTACTGCGCCGTCGGAGCGGACTTGGTGGCCGCCGTGGAAGGCCGCCAGATCAATCCGCAACTCCTCCGCCAG GCGGCGAGGGCGGTGTCTGCTTGCCGGCGAGCGGCGGCGGGTCTGGAGGAGGAGAACAGAGTGCTGATGGAGACGCGGATCGAGCCGCTGTCGCTCCGCTTCAACGAGACGGCGCCGTCGGAGTCGAAGCTCCACGGATTCAACGGATTCCGCGGCGTGCTCCACGCGATGAGCAACGTGAGCTCCTTCCTCCTCGCGGCGCTGCTCTGGGGACTCGTCTGCTGGTGGCCCGGCTGCCGAGCAGCCACCTCCGCCGGCGACAGCTGCGCCGCCCTCGAACCCGGCTACATATCGTCGATCGTCAGGCTGCAGTCGAGGGTGGCGGCCGAGATCGACAGCACCGGCAGCCGCACCGGGCCGCTGGCGCAGGAGTTCCGGCGCTCCAAGGCCGGCGTGGAGGACTTGAGGGAGCACCTCGAGAGGACCGGCGGCGGAGAAAACCCGCAGGACAGAGCGGAGCACCTGAGTGCCTGCCTCGCCCTTCTCCGCTCCGGCATCGACAACATCGCCGGCCAGCTCGACGACTTCCTCGACGAGATCGTCGAGGCGAGGAAGAAGCTCTGGGACATCTGCAGTCTCAGGTAG
- the LOC122023923 gene encoding DNA polymerase delta catalytic subunit has protein sequence MAGGNGKRRGVQHSTPPNPPKRSQFDRQNPQPQQPLPTNESAAEEEMMDEDVFLDETMYQEDEEALILLRDEALSSRLSKWKRPALSPSYLSGSENIVFQQLEIDYVIGESHKELLLSSSGPSAILRIFGVTREGHSVCCHVHGFEPYFYIKCPMGMGPDDISRFHQTLEGRMRESNRNNNVARFIRRIELVQKKSIMCYQKDQSHPFLKIVVALPTMVASCRGILEKGITIEGIGSRNFDTYESNILFALRFMIDCNIVGGNWIEVPAGSYRKVIKSMSYCQLELDCLYSELISHTPEGKYSKMAPFRILSFDIECAGRKGLFPEPTHDPVIQIANLVTLQGDDHPFIQNVMTLKSCSPIVGVDVMSFDTERDVLLAWRDLIREVDPDIIIGYNICKFDLPYLIERAAALKIGEFPTLGRIRNSRLRVRDTTFSSRQYGVRESKEVTVEGRVQFDLFQAMQRDYKLSSYSLNSVSAHFLGEQKEDVHHSIISDLQNGNPETRRRLAVYCLKDAYLPQRLLDKLMYIYNYVEMARVTGVPISFLLSRGQSIKVLSQLLRKAKQRNLVIPNVKGQGSAQESFEGATVLEANTGFYEKPIATLDFASLYPSIMMAYNLCYCTLVKSEDAHRLNLPAESVNKTPSGEIFVKPELQKGILPEILEELLTARKRAKADLKEAKDPFEKAVLDGRQLALKISANSVYGFTGATVGQLPCLEISSSVTSYGRQMIEHTKKMVEEKFTTSGGYDHNAEVIYGDTDSVMVQFGVPSVEEAMKLGREASEYITGTFIKPIRLEFEKVYYPYLLISKKRYAGLYWTKPDSFDKMDTKGIETVRRDNCLLVKNLVNECLHKILIDRDIPGAVQYVKNTISDLLMNRVDLSLLVITKGLTKTGSDYNVKSAHVELAEKMRKRDAATAPNVGDRVPFVIIKGTKDAKAYEKSEDPIYVLENNIPIDPQYYLTNQISKPLLRIFEPILKNASKELLQGSHTRSVSISTPSNSGIMKFAKKQLSCLGCKAVISNQEQTLCSHCKGREAELYCKTVSNVSELEMLFGQLWTQCQECQGSLHQDVLCTSRDCPIFYRRKKAQKDMAEARSQLDRWSF, from the exons ATGGCCGGCGGCAACGGCAAGCGGAGAGGGGTGCAGCATTCGACGCCGCCGAACCCGCCGAAGCGATCGCAGTTCGACCGCCAAAACCCTCAACCGCAGCAACCGTTGCCGACGAATGAATCGGCGGCGGAGGAGGAGATGATGGACGAGGATGTGTTCCTGGATGAGACCATGTACCAAGAGGACGAGGAGGCCCTCATCCTCCTTCGCGACGAGGCCCTCTCGTCTCGCCTCTCCAAGTGGAAACGCCCTGCACTCTCCCCCTCTTATTTATCCGGCTCCGAAAACATCG TTTTTCAGCAGCTTGAGATCGATTATGTCATTGGGGAAAGCCACAAAGAACTGTTGCTTAGCTCATCTGGGCCTTCAGCGATTCTCAGGATCTTTGGCGTCACGAGAGAAG GTCACAGTGTCTGCTGTCATGTTCACGGTTTTGAGCCTTACTTTTATATAAAATGCCCTATGGGGATGGGGCCTGATGATATCTCTCGCTTCCACCAAACACTAGAG gggagaatgagagaatcAAATCGAAACAACAATGTAGCAAGGTTCATTAGGCGGATTGAGTTGGTGCAGAAGAAGAGCATTATGTGTTACCAGAAAGATCAGTCTCATCCTTTTCTGAAGATCGTGGTTGCCTTACCTACTATGGTTGCCAGTTGTCGTG GTATTCTTGAGAAGGGTATTACAATCGAAGGCATTGGTTCAAGGAATTTTGACACATACGAAAGCAACATTCTTTTTGCACTTCGATTCATGATTGATTGTAACATTGTTGGTGGAAATTGGATAGAAGTCCCTGCTGGAAGTTATAGAAAGGTGATCAAGAGTATGTCTTATTGCCAACTGGAACTTGATTGCTT ATATTCTGAGCTGATCAGTCATACTCCTGAAGGGAAATACTCAAAAATGGCTCCGTTTCGAATATTAAGTTTCGATATCGAGTGTGCTGGTCGTAAAGGACTCTTTCCTGAGCCAACTCATGATCCTGTGATTCAG ATTGCAAATTTAGTCACCCTTCAAGGAGATGATCATCCTTTTATACAAAATGTCATGACTCTTAAGTCATGTTCTCCAATTGTTGGAGTTGATGTGATGTCATTTGATACGGAGCGGGACGTTTTACTGGCTTGGAGG GATTTAATTCGTGAGGTTGACCCGGATATTATAATTGGATATAACATATGCAAATTTGACTTGCCTTATCTTATTGAG AGAGCTGCAGCCCTTAAGATAGGTGAGTTCCCAACACTTGGTCGCATAAGAAACAGCCGGCTACGTGTTAGAGATACAACATTCTCATCGAG GCAATATGGCGTGAGGGAGAGCAAGGAAGTTACAGTGGAGGGAAGAGTCCAGTTTGATCTGTTTCAG GCTATGCAAAGGGATTACAAGCTTAGTTCATATTCTCTTAATTCAGTCTCAGCACATTTTCTCGGGGAGCAA AAAGAAGATGTGCATCATTCAATAATATCTGACCTCCAAAATGGTAATCCAGAAACTAGAAGACGACTAGCTGTCTACTGTTTGAAG GATGCTTATCTTCCACAACGACTTCTGGACAAATTGATGTACATTTACAACTATGTGGAGATGGCACGAGTTACTGGTGTGCCAATATCATTTTTGCTTTCAAGAGGCCAGAGCATCAAG GTTCTTTCTCAACTCCTAAGGAAAGCTAAACAGAGGAATCTTGTTATTCCAAATGTCAAAGGGCAAGGATCTGCTCAAGAATCTTTTGAAGGTGCAACT GTGTTGGAGGCAAATACTGGTTTTTATGAGAAGCCCATTGCAACTTTGGACTTTGCTTCTTTATACCCATCCATCATGATGGCATACAATTTGTGTTATTGCACATTG GTTAAATCAGAAGATGCCCATAGGTTAAACTTGCCAGCAGAAAGTGTAAACAAAACTCCATCTGGTGAAATTTTTGTCAAACCTGAATTGCAAAAG GGCATACTTCCTGAAATTCTAGAAGAGCTATTGACTGCACGTAAGAGAGCAAAAGCTGATCTGAAG GAAGCTAAAGATCCATTTGAGAAGGCTGTACTGGATGGACGCCAGTTGGCTTTGAAA ATAAGTGCAAACTCTGTATATGGGTTTACTGGAGCTACTGTTGGTCAATTACCTTGTTTAGAAATTTCTTCTAGTGTGACAAGCTACG GTCGACAAATGATTGAGCACACAAAGAAGATGGTAGAAGAGAAATTTACTACAAGTGGTGGTTATGATCATAATGCAGAG GTTATTTATGGGGACACTGACTCTGTTATGGTACAATTCGGTGTGCCTTCTGTAGAGGAAGCAATGAAGTTAGGAAGAgaagcatcagaatatattacagGAACTTTCATAAAG CCCATTAGGCTAGAATTTGAAAAGGTCTATTATCCCTATTTGCTAATAAGCAAGAAGAGATATGCTGGATTGTACTGGACAAAGCCTGATAGTTTTGACAAAATGGACACAAAAG GCATCGAGACAGTCAGAAGAGACAACTGTTTGTTGGTAAAGAATCTGGTAAACGAATGCCTACACAAGATACTAATTGACCGAGATATTCCTGGCGCAGTTCAATATGTGAAGAACACAATTTCAGATCTTTTAATGAACCGTGTGGATTTGTCTCTTTTGGTTATAACAAAG GGTCTGACCAAAACTGGAAGTGATTATAATGTAAAGTCTGCACATGTTGAGCTTGCTGAAAAGATGCGAAAA AGGGATGCGGCAACTGCTCCTAATGTTGGTGACCGAGTTCCATTTGTTATAATTAAAGGAACAAAAGATGCCAAG GCTTATGAGAAGTCTGAAGATCCGATTTATGTCCTTGAGAATAATATTCCGATAGACCCTCAATACTATCTGACAAATCAGATTAGCAAG CCACTCCTAAGAATATTTGAGCCTATTCTGAAAAACGCCAGTAAAGAGCTTCTTCAGGGAAGTCATACGAGATCTGTATCTATTTCAACGCCTTCAAACAGTGGTATAATGAAATTTGCCAAGAAACAACTTAGCTGTCTTGGATGCAAGGCAGTCATCAG CAATCAAGAACAAACACTGTGCTCGCATTGCAAGGGAAGAGAAGCTGAGTTATACTGCAAAACTGTATCAAATG TTTCTGAATTGGAGATGCTTTTTGGCCAATTGTGGACACAGTGCCAAGAATGCCAAGGCTCACTTCACCAAGACGTGTTGTGCACAAG CCGGGACTGCCCGATCTTCTATCGAAGGAAGAAAGCACAAAAAGACATGGCCGAAGCTAGGTCACAACTTGATCGCTGGAGTTTCTAA